A stretch of DNA from Diospyros lotus cultivar Yz01 chromosome 14, ASM1463336v1, whole genome shotgun sequence:
atactatttatacacttttttatatattaaagaaattaataatacaaTACAAGAAATAAGTGACATTtcttataaaattgaaaactaatttccaaaaattataaacaGAATAAAAGTGAAAAACAATAAGTTAATAACTTTGAAAGTatctacaatttttaaaaattaattgataattttatagaaaaagtattttagaatttttcaacATACAAGAGAGTCTACAACCTCTTGCACAGATAGGATTTGtgataatttaataaacaaaaatactatttaaacacaaaatattaatatttttgtgtcACACTTAATAataacgttttttttttttacctgaAAATAAATATGGATCACTGAAGACTGAACAGTGGCCTTTAACACTTGCGTTTAATAAAAGGGCTGATGGGTCAAGTGTCCATTTAAAAAGGAACATCTGCCTTATAATCGGCTTCACGCGCATCCGGCCGTCGCCATCACCTATTCTTTCACCGCCGTCTCAATCTACCGCCGCCGCCAATGTCGCAAATCGTCGAACACATCGTACTCTCCAAAGTGAAAGACAACGCCGACCCGTCTCTGGTCAACGGCATGTTCGACGGCCTCAACGCCCTCAAGTCGCTCGACCAGGTTCTCTACCTCACCGCCGGCAAGCTCCTCCGCGTGCGGTCGCCGTCCGACAACTTCACCAATGTCGTCCACGCTCGGTACAAATCCAAAGACGACCTTACCGCCTACTCGCTCCACCCCGATCACGTCAAACTCGGAAAGCAGTACTCGGAGCACATCATCGACGACTTTATGGCCCTCGACTGGGTCGCCGCAGATTTCGACGGGCCGGTGGCGCCACCGCCCGGCTCTCAGGTGGAAATCGCGTTCATGAAGTTGAGGGGCGGGTTGGGCGAGGAAGAGAAGGAGGAGGTGTTAGCAGCCATTGGCGGGATTGCGAAGGACTGTTCTGGTTCTGGTTGTGGTTTAGCCAGTCAGATCAACTATGGGGAGAATTTCTCGCCCAGATGTAAAGGGTTTTCGGTGGGATTGGTGGCGGTTTATCCAGATTTGAAGAGTCTGGAGGAGGAAAATGTGGTGAAATTGGTGGAAGAAAGAGTGGGAGAGAAACTGGAGCATGTTATCGTGTTTGATTACATAGTTCCGCCGCCTTACCCTCCCTATATCTAGATGCTACAACTTCTCTCTGGAAGGCTTCT
This window harbors:
- the LOC127790176 gene encoding stress-response A/B barrel domain-containing protein UP3-like, whose translation is MSQIVEHIVLSKVKDNADPSLVNGMFDGLNALKSLDQVLYLTAGKLLRVRSPSDNFTNVVHARYKSKDDLTAYSLHPDHVKLGKQYSEHIIDDFMALDWVAADFDGPVAPPPGSQVEIAFMKLRGGLGEEEKEEVLAAIGGIAKDCSGSGCGLASQINYGENFSPRCKGFSVGLVAVYPDLKSLEEENVVKLVEERVGEKLEHVIVFDYIVPPPYPPYI